The following are encoded in a window of Alosa sapidissima isolate fAloSap1 chromosome 12, fAloSap1.pri, whole genome shotgun sequence genomic DNA:
- the hps3 gene encoding Hermansky-Pudlak syndrome 3 protein isoform X1, with protein sequence MVHVYNCHPFASQHIVPTEQEPGPVCCGGDALFVVSAGGCKIEAYQMQEEGCPLICRFATMGTVHSILHSQIGDYLVTIEEKNKATYLRAYTNWRYQAVEKTRVGVRLLGHLLRGSASLRGIPKEQMEIIEIPLFEPPLCVSCCPLTGDLLVGCAKSLVLFTLRRQTLNDRLSVLDFERLLILHIPGWTPSQVALCAGYVAMQADLEVLVFQLQRPQPGKEQQQKEEEEMAQQLQLHALVPKDMISRTDRLSVSDSGIGDSEMKKEVTGHLEPEDFYMFPKNQEMLGEQAKDCGVCVTLEWTGVESEAGFDTGVTYILYRRFAPDFFQGNSVEDTCLHSLQLYPVFTSNQEATGEAKSPDPACVFCFFSLPNTGYMYSITGSAELVSSYQYPEKAQQAVLSSHFLHVITKNALQCFSVRCSAVAARAQDPYIDTTVKACPPYTMEVCALRIQLFIGLKALCHDRNHIVLLTAADVESKEDMERAARKSLESKDHKTLTGILLAVGIEPSSNPALESLLSRSFLDKHNWLMDTLRSAAGSSRKTSITKPKEPSESGHGWNLYVVNTVSSLTLYREMVEYSKKYEVSDPFSLSCIHLLSEAHLLLRASLLDPLVEPAERAEVQQAFRENCAQLGDCYSRFDKRDSHQALPYYKMSGLSVTEVIQRNMCPADSPPEYGKGFLFFLRHSLEEEDMEELSEEAANTVLDIFSVAEPGQLPHVVSSPFMLKSDPAFTLAHLDRLEAVGAPTVTLTLAKASLALRMGDMQLYQQQMERHAEMLQVYGFIEEPKLLLLGRGKAVVPTPLARHLHLTQQGLLVAAAVALHENNRVKLEEADLFFQELCKEAPEAAGNPQLLVDFWEALLVASSQEAVIQELLFRLTSVYIDHISRQQQPSARPLKTADDLMNSCLHYGQLYPWVGILTPAHLRCTQGHQEDLQKLQSLLCGPTLDVSSILPLLEQLPDSDNAGLSVHVLCATRLGHTESSIERLLDRCPQAIISFAQDELKNDKMALWWQKLFPELCERTRTAGDDNSILLTALKETLVVVAMELNPLEFLELLPDDGTAQFFLPHLLECSQRNLMT encoded by the exons atggtTCATGTTTATAATTGCCACCCGTTTGCTTCTCAACACATTGTGCCCACCGAGCAAGAGCCCGGGCCGGTTTGTTGCGGCGGAGATGCACTTTTCGTGGTCTCAGCTGGAGGATGCAAGATCGAAGCGTACCAGATGCAAGAGGAAGGATGCCCTCTCATCTGTCGATTTGCAACAATGGGAACAGTCCATAGCATATTACACAGTCAGATAG GAGACTATCTTGTCACCatcgaggaaaaaaataaagccaCATATCTCCGTGCGTACACTAATTGGCGATACCAGGCGGTCGAGAAGACACGAGTAGGTGTCCGACTACTTGGCCACTTGCTACGAGGTTCTGCGTCGCTCCGAGGCATTCCCAAGGAGCAGATGGAGATAATCGAAATTCCGCTATTCGAGCCGCCTCTCTGCGTATCCTGTTGTCCGCTCACAGGTGACCTCCTAGTGGGCTGCGCTAAAAGCTTGGTGTTATTCACGTTGCGACGGCAGACGCTTAACGACCGTCTCTCTGTGCTGGATTTCGAGCGTCTCCTcatacttcatatcccaggctgGACGCCCTCGCAGGTGGCCCTGTGCGCCGGCTATGTGGCCATGCAGGCAGACTTGGAGGTGCTGGTCTTTCAGCTGCAGAGGCCCCAACCTGGCAAAGAGCAGCAAcagaaggaggaagaagagatggCCCAACAGCTACAACTACATGCCCTGGTTCCAAAGGATATGATCTCCAGAACGGACAGGCTCAGTGTCAGCGACTCTGGTATTGGTGACAGTG AAATGAAAAAGGAAGTGACAGGCCACCTGGAACCAGAGGACTTCTATATGTTCCCAAAGAACCAGGAGATGCTTGGGGAGCAGGCCAAGGACTGTGGTGTATGTGTTACTCTGGAGTGGACTGGTGTGGAGAGTGAGGCCGGCTTTGACACAGGAGTTACCTACATCTTATACAG GCGCTTTGCTCCTGATTTCTTCCAAGGCAACAGTGTGGAGGACACCTGTCTGCATTCCCTCCAACTCTATCCAGTGTTCACCA GTAACCAGGAAGCCACTGGTGAGGCCAAATCTCCTGACCCTGCCTGCGTGTTCTGTTTCTTCTCACTGCCCAACACCGGCTACATGTACAGCATCACAGGCTCAGCAGAGCTAGTCTCGTCTTACCAGTACCCAGAGAAGGCCCAGCAGGCTGTGCTCAGTAGCCATTTCCTGCATGTCATCACCAA GAATGCCCTTCAGTGTTTCTCTGTGCGCTGTAGTGCGGTGGCTGCCAGGGCTCAGGACCCCTACATCGACACCACCGTGAAG gcTTGTCCTCCCTACACCATGGAGGTTTGTGCATTGCGCATCCAGCTCTTCATCGGTCTGAAGGCCCTTTGCCACGACAGGAACCACATTGTCCTTCTGACCGCAGCGGACGTAGAGAGCAAAGAGGACATGGAGAGAGCGGCCCGGAAGAGCCT CGAATCAAAAGATCACAAAACTCTAACGGGGATTTTGCTAGCGGTAGGCATAGAGCCATCCAGCAACCCCGCTTTGGAGAGCCTCCTATCCAGGTCCTTCCT TGATAAGCACAACTGGCTCATGGACACATTGAGATCAGCAGCAGGAAG CTCTAGAAAGACTTCCATCACCAAACCTAAGGAGCCAAGTGAGAGTGGCCATGGCTGGAACCTCTACGTGGTCAACACTGTCTCCAGTCTCACGCTCTACAGAGAGATG gtagagtacagtaagaagtATGAGGTGTCCGACCCCTTCTCTCTGAGCTGCATCCACCTGCTGAGCGAGGCTCACCTGCTGCTGCGTGCTTCGCTGCTGGACCCCCTGGTGGAACCCGCGGAGAGGGCAGAGGTCCAGCAGGCCTTCAGGGAGAACTGTGCCCAGCTTGGAGACTGCTACAGCAG GTTTGACAAGAGGGACAGCCACCAGGCGCTGCCTTACTACAAAATGTCCGGGCTGTCAGTCACCGAGGTGATACAGAGGAACATGTGCCCGGCAGACTCTCCTCCGGAGTATGGCAAAGGCTTCCTGTTCTTCCTCAGGCACTCTCTGGAGGAAGAGGACATGGAGGAGCTCAGTGAG GAGGCTGCCAACACTGTGCTGGACATCTTCAGTGTGGCCGAGCCGGGCCAGCTGCCTCACGTGGTCAGCAGCCCCTTCATGCTGAAAAGCGACCCGGCCTTCACCCTGGCCCACCTGGACCGGCTGGAGGCCGTCGGAGCCCCCACGGTCACGCTCACCCTAGCCAAGGCCTCCCTGGCGCTGCGCATGGGGGACATGCAGCTGTACCAACAGCAGATGGAGCGCCACGCAGAG ATGCTGCAGGTGTACGGCTTCATCGAGGAGCCCAAGCTGCTGCTGCTAGGCCGGGGGAAGGCCGTTGTGCCCACGCCGCTGGCTCGCCACCTCCACCTCACCCAGCAGGGCCTGCTGGTGGCAGCCGCCGTGGCCCTGCACGAGAACAACAGGGTCAAGCTGGAGGAGGCCGACCTCTTCTTTCAA gAGCTGTGTAAGGAGGCCCCTGAGGCAGCGGGCAACCCTCAGCTGCTGGTGGACTTCTGGGAGGCCCTGCTGGTGGCCTCCTCTCAGGAGGCGGTCATCCAGGAGCTGCTCTTCCGCCTCACGTCCGTCTACATCGACCACATCAGCCGCCAGCAGCAACCCAGCGCTAGGCCACTCAAGACAGCAGACGACCTG ATGAACTCCTGTCTCCATTATGGTCAGCTCTACCCCTGGGTAGGCATTCTAACGCCTGCACACCTGCGCTGCACTCAGGGCCACCAGGAGGACCTACAGAAGCTTCAG TCTCTGTTGTGTGGCCCCACACTGGATGTCTCGTCCATCCTTCCTCTGCTGGAGCAGCTGCCTGACTCCGACAACGCAGGGCTGAGCGTGCACGTGCTGTGCGCCACCCGGCTCGGCCACACCGAGAGCTCCATCGAGCGTCTGCTGGACCGTTGCCCACAGGCCATAATCTCATTTGCCCAAGACGAGCTAAAGAACGACAAAATG GCTCTGTGGTGGCAGAAGCTGTTTCCAGAACTGTGTGAGAGAACCCGAACAGCAGGAGATGACAACAGCATCTTACTGACTGCACTGAAAG AAACACTTGTCGTGGTTGCCATGGAGCTGAATCCCTTGGAATTCCTGGAACTGTTGCCAGACGACGGTACAGCGCAATTCTTCCTGCCGCATCTGCTGGAGTGTAGCCAGAGGAACCTGATGACATGA
- the hps3 gene encoding Hermansky-Pudlak syndrome 3 protein isoform X6, with protein sequence MVHVYNCHPFASQHIVPTEQEPGPVCCGGDALFVVSAGGCKIEAYQMQEEGCPLICRFATMGTVHSILHSQIGDYLVTIEEKNKATYLRAYTNWRYQAVEKTRVGVRLLGHLLRGSASLRGIPKEQMEIIEIPLFEPPLCVSCCPLTGDLLVGCAKSLVLFTLRRQTLNDRLSVLDFERLLILHIPGWTPSQVALCAGYVAMQADLEVLVFQLQRPQPGKEQQQKEEEEMAQQLQLHALVPKDMISRTDRLSVSDSGIGDSEMKKEVTGHLEPEDFYMFPKNQEMLGEQAKDCGVCVTLEWTGVESEAGFDTGVTYILYRRFAPDFFQGNSVEDTCLHSLQLYPVFTSNQEATGEAKSPDPACVFCFFSLPNTGYMYSITGSAELVSSYQYPEKAQQAVLSSHFLHVITKNALQCFSVRCSAVAARAQDPYIDTTVKACPPYTMEVCALRIQLFIGLKALCHDRNHIVLLTAADVESKEDMERAARKSLSRKTSITKPKEPSESGHGWNLYVVNTVSSLTLYREMVEYSKKYEVSDPFSLSCIHLLSEAHLLLRASLLDPLVEPAERAEVQQAFRENCAQLGDCYSRFDKRDSHQALPYYKMSGLSVTEVIQRNMCPADSPPEYGKGFLFFLRHSLEEEDMEELSEEAANTVLDIFSVAEPGQLPHVVSSPFMLKSDPAFTLAHLDRLEAVGAPTVTLTLAKASLALRMGDMQLYQQQMERHAEMLQVYGFIEEPKLLLLGRGKAVVPTPLARHLHLTQQGLLVAAAVALHENNRVKLEEADLFFQELCKEAPEAAGNPQLLVDFWEALLVASSQEAVIQELLFRLTSVYIDHISRQQQPSARPLKTADDLMNSCLHYGQLYPWVGILTPAHLRCTQGHQEDLQKLQSLLCGPTLDVSSILPLLEQLPDSDNAGLSVHVLCATRLGHTESSIERLLDRCPQAIISFAQDELKNDKMALWWQKLFPELCERTRTAGDDNSILLTALKETLVVVAMELNPLEFLELLPDDGTAQFFLPHLLECSQRNLMT encoded by the exons atggtTCATGTTTATAATTGCCACCCGTTTGCTTCTCAACACATTGTGCCCACCGAGCAAGAGCCCGGGCCGGTTTGTTGCGGCGGAGATGCACTTTTCGTGGTCTCAGCTGGAGGATGCAAGATCGAAGCGTACCAGATGCAAGAGGAAGGATGCCCTCTCATCTGTCGATTTGCAACAATGGGAACAGTCCATAGCATATTACACAGTCAGATAG GAGACTATCTTGTCACCatcgaggaaaaaaataaagccaCATATCTCCGTGCGTACACTAATTGGCGATACCAGGCGGTCGAGAAGACACGAGTAGGTGTCCGACTACTTGGCCACTTGCTACGAGGTTCTGCGTCGCTCCGAGGCATTCCCAAGGAGCAGATGGAGATAATCGAAATTCCGCTATTCGAGCCGCCTCTCTGCGTATCCTGTTGTCCGCTCACAGGTGACCTCCTAGTGGGCTGCGCTAAAAGCTTGGTGTTATTCACGTTGCGACGGCAGACGCTTAACGACCGTCTCTCTGTGCTGGATTTCGAGCGTCTCCTcatacttcatatcccaggctgGACGCCCTCGCAGGTGGCCCTGTGCGCCGGCTATGTGGCCATGCAGGCAGACTTGGAGGTGCTGGTCTTTCAGCTGCAGAGGCCCCAACCTGGCAAAGAGCAGCAAcagaaggaggaagaagagatggCCCAACAGCTACAACTACATGCCCTGGTTCCAAAGGATATGATCTCCAGAACGGACAGGCTCAGTGTCAGCGACTCTGGTATTGGTGACAGTG AAATGAAAAAGGAAGTGACAGGCCACCTGGAACCAGAGGACTTCTATATGTTCCCAAAGAACCAGGAGATGCTTGGGGAGCAGGCCAAGGACTGTGGTGTATGTGTTACTCTGGAGTGGACTGGTGTGGAGAGTGAGGCCGGCTTTGACACAGGAGTTACCTACATCTTATACAG GCGCTTTGCTCCTGATTTCTTCCAAGGCAACAGTGTGGAGGACACCTGTCTGCATTCCCTCCAACTCTATCCAGTGTTCACCA GTAACCAGGAAGCCACTGGTGAGGCCAAATCTCCTGACCCTGCCTGCGTGTTCTGTTTCTTCTCACTGCCCAACACCGGCTACATGTACAGCATCACAGGCTCAGCAGAGCTAGTCTCGTCTTACCAGTACCCAGAGAAGGCCCAGCAGGCTGTGCTCAGTAGCCATTTCCTGCATGTCATCACCAA GAATGCCCTTCAGTGTTTCTCTGTGCGCTGTAGTGCGGTGGCTGCCAGGGCTCAGGACCCCTACATCGACACCACCGTGAAG gcTTGTCCTCCCTACACCATGGAGGTTTGTGCATTGCGCATCCAGCTCTTCATCGGTCTGAAGGCCCTTTGCCACGACAGGAACCACATTGTCCTTCTGACCGCAGCGGACGTAGAGAGCAAAGAGGACATGGAGAGAGCGGCCCGGAAGAGCCT CTCTAGAAAGACTTCCATCACCAAACCTAAGGAGCCAAGTGAGAGTGGCCATGGCTGGAACCTCTACGTGGTCAACACTGTCTCCAGTCTCACGCTCTACAGAGAGATG gtagagtacagtaagaagtATGAGGTGTCCGACCCCTTCTCTCTGAGCTGCATCCACCTGCTGAGCGAGGCTCACCTGCTGCTGCGTGCTTCGCTGCTGGACCCCCTGGTGGAACCCGCGGAGAGGGCAGAGGTCCAGCAGGCCTTCAGGGAGAACTGTGCCCAGCTTGGAGACTGCTACAGCAG GTTTGACAAGAGGGACAGCCACCAGGCGCTGCCTTACTACAAAATGTCCGGGCTGTCAGTCACCGAGGTGATACAGAGGAACATGTGCCCGGCAGACTCTCCTCCGGAGTATGGCAAAGGCTTCCTGTTCTTCCTCAGGCACTCTCTGGAGGAAGAGGACATGGAGGAGCTCAGTGAG GAGGCTGCCAACACTGTGCTGGACATCTTCAGTGTGGCCGAGCCGGGCCAGCTGCCTCACGTGGTCAGCAGCCCCTTCATGCTGAAAAGCGACCCGGCCTTCACCCTGGCCCACCTGGACCGGCTGGAGGCCGTCGGAGCCCCCACGGTCACGCTCACCCTAGCCAAGGCCTCCCTGGCGCTGCGCATGGGGGACATGCAGCTGTACCAACAGCAGATGGAGCGCCACGCAGAG ATGCTGCAGGTGTACGGCTTCATCGAGGAGCCCAAGCTGCTGCTGCTAGGCCGGGGGAAGGCCGTTGTGCCCACGCCGCTGGCTCGCCACCTCCACCTCACCCAGCAGGGCCTGCTGGTGGCAGCCGCCGTGGCCCTGCACGAGAACAACAGGGTCAAGCTGGAGGAGGCCGACCTCTTCTTTCAA gAGCTGTGTAAGGAGGCCCCTGAGGCAGCGGGCAACCCTCAGCTGCTGGTGGACTTCTGGGAGGCCCTGCTGGTGGCCTCCTCTCAGGAGGCGGTCATCCAGGAGCTGCTCTTCCGCCTCACGTCCGTCTACATCGACCACATCAGCCGCCAGCAGCAACCCAGCGCTAGGCCACTCAAGACAGCAGACGACCTG ATGAACTCCTGTCTCCATTATGGTCAGCTCTACCCCTGGGTAGGCATTCTAACGCCTGCACACCTGCGCTGCACTCAGGGCCACCAGGAGGACCTACAGAAGCTTCAG TCTCTGTTGTGTGGCCCCACACTGGATGTCTCGTCCATCCTTCCTCTGCTGGAGCAGCTGCCTGACTCCGACAACGCAGGGCTGAGCGTGCACGTGCTGTGCGCCACCCGGCTCGGCCACACCGAGAGCTCCATCGAGCGTCTGCTGGACCGTTGCCCACAGGCCATAATCTCATTTGCCCAAGACGAGCTAAAGAACGACAAAATG GCTCTGTGGTGGCAGAAGCTGTTTCCAGAACTGTGTGAGAGAACCCGAACAGCAGGAGATGACAACAGCATCTTACTGACTGCACTGAAAG AAACACTTGTCGTGGTTGCCATGGAGCTGAATCCCTTGGAATTCCTGGAACTGTTGCCAGACGACGGTACAGCGCAATTCTTCCTGCCGCATCTGCTGGAGTGTAGCCAGAGGAACCTGATGACATGA
- the hps3 gene encoding Hermansky-Pudlak syndrome 3 protein isoform X2, with amino-acid sequence MVHVYNCHPFASQHIVPTEQEPGPVCCGGDALFVVSAGGCKIEAYQMQEEGCPLICRFATMGTVHSILHSQIGDYLVTIEEKNKATYLRAYTNWRYQAVEKTRVGVRLLGHLLRGSASLRGIPKEQMEIIEIPLFEPPLCVSCCPLTGDLLVGCAKSLVLFTLRRQTLNDRLSVLDFERLLILHIPGWTPSQVALCAGYVAMQADLEVLVFQLQRPQPGKEQQQKEEEEMAQQLQLHALVPKDMISRTDRLSVSDSEMKKEVTGHLEPEDFYMFPKNQEMLGEQAKDCGVCVTLEWTGVESEAGFDTGVTYILYRRFAPDFFQGNSVEDTCLHSLQLYPVFTSNQEATGEAKSPDPACVFCFFSLPNTGYMYSITGSAELVSSYQYPEKAQQAVLSSHFLHVITKNALQCFSVRCSAVAARAQDPYIDTTVKACPPYTMEVCALRIQLFIGLKALCHDRNHIVLLTAADVESKEDMERAARKSLESKDHKTLTGILLAVGIEPSSNPALESLLSRSFLDKHNWLMDTLRSAAGSSRKTSITKPKEPSESGHGWNLYVVNTVSSLTLYREMVEYSKKYEVSDPFSLSCIHLLSEAHLLLRASLLDPLVEPAERAEVQQAFRENCAQLGDCYSRFDKRDSHQALPYYKMSGLSVTEVIQRNMCPADSPPEYGKGFLFFLRHSLEEEDMEELSEEAANTVLDIFSVAEPGQLPHVVSSPFMLKSDPAFTLAHLDRLEAVGAPTVTLTLAKASLALRMGDMQLYQQQMERHAEMLQVYGFIEEPKLLLLGRGKAVVPTPLARHLHLTQQGLLVAAAVALHENNRVKLEEADLFFQELCKEAPEAAGNPQLLVDFWEALLVASSQEAVIQELLFRLTSVYIDHISRQQQPSARPLKTADDLMNSCLHYGQLYPWVGILTPAHLRCTQGHQEDLQKLQSLLCGPTLDVSSILPLLEQLPDSDNAGLSVHVLCATRLGHTESSIERLLDRCPQAIISFAQDELKNDKMALWWQKLFPELCERTRTAGDDNSILLTALKETLVVVAMELNPLEFLELLPDDGTAQFFLPHLLECSQRNLMT; translated from the exons atggtTCATGTTTATAATTGCCACCCGTTTGCTTCTCAACACATTGTGCCCACCGAGCAAGAGCCCGGGCCGGTTTGTTGCGGCGGAGATGCACTTTTCGTGGTCTCAGCTGGAGGATGCAAGATCGAAGCGTACCAGATGCAAGAGGAAGGATGCCCTCTCATCTGTCGATTTGCAACAATGGGAACAGTCCATAGCATATTACACAGTCAGATAG GAGACTATCTTGTCACCatcgaggaaaaaaataaagccaCATATCTCCGTGCGTACACTAATTGGCGATACCAGGCGGTCGAGAAGACACGAGTAGGTGTCCGACTACTTGGCCACTTGCTACGAGGTTCTGCGTCGCTCCGAGGCATTCCCAAGGAGCAGATGGAGATAATCGAAATTCCGCTATTCGAGCCGCCTCTCTGCGTATCCTGTTGTCCGCTCACAGGTGACCTCCTAGTGGGCTGCGCTAAAAGCTTGGTGTTATTCACGTTGCGACGGCAGACGCTTAACGACCGTCTCTCTGTGCTGGATTTCGAGCGTCTCCTcatacttcatatcccaggctgGACGCCCTCGCAGGTGGCCCTGTGCGCCGGCTATGTGGCCATGCAGGCAGACTTGGAGGTGCTGGTCTTTCAGCTGCAGAGGCCCCAACCTGGCAAAGAGCAGCAAcagaaggaggaagaagagatggCCCAACAGCTACAACTACATGCCCTGGTTCCAAAGGATATGATCTCCAGAACGGACAGGCTCAGTGTCAGCGACTCTG AAATGAAAAAGGAAGTGACAGGCCACCTGGAACCAGAGGACTTCTATATGTTCCCAAAGAACCAGGAGATGCTTGGGGAGCAGGCCAAGGACTGTGGTGTATGTGTTACTCTGGAGTGGACTGGTGTGGAGAGTGAGGCCGGCTTTGACACAGGAGTTACCTACATCTTATACAG GCGCTTTGCTCCTGATTTCTTCCAAGGCAACAGTGTGGAGGACACCTGTCTGCATTCCCTCCAACTCTATCCAGTGTTCACCA GTAACCAGGAAGCCACTGGTGAGGCCAAATCTCCTGACCCTGCCTGCGTGTTCTGTTTCTTCTCACTGCCCAACACCGGCTACATGTACAGCATCACAGGCTCAGCAGAGCTAGTCTCGTCTTACCAGTACCCAGAGAAGGCCCAGCAGGCTGTGCTCAGTAGCCATTTCCTGCATGTCATCACCAA GAATGCCCTTCAGTGTTTCTCTGTGCGCTGTAGTGCGGTGGCTGCCAGGGCTCAGGACCCCTACATCGACACCACCGTGAAG gcTTGTCCTCCCTACACCATGGAGGTTTGTGCATTGCGCATCCAGCTCTTCATCGGTCTGAAGGCCCTTTGCCACGACAGGAACCACATTGTCCTTCTGACCGCAGCGGACGTAGAGAGCAAAGAGGACATGGAGAGAGCGGCCCGGAAGAGCCT CGAATCAAAAGATCACAAAACTCTAACGGGGATTTTGCTAGCGGTAGGCATAGAGCCATCCAGCAACCCCGCTTTGGAGAGCCTCCTATCCAGGTCCTTCCT TGATAAGCACAACTGGCTCATGGACACATTGAGATCAGCAGCAGGAAG CTCTAGAAAGACTTCCATCACCAAACCTAAGGAGCCAAGTGAGAGTGGCCATGGCTGGAACCTCTACGTGGTCAACACTGTCTCCAGTCTCACGCTCTACAGAGAGATG gtagagtacagtaagaagtATGAGGTGTCCGACCCCTTCTCTCTGAGCTGCATCCACCTGCTGAGCGAGGCTCACCTGCTGCTGCGTGCTTCGCTGCTGGACCCCCTGGTGGAACCCGCGGAGAGGGCAGAGGTCCAGCAGGCCTTCAGGGAGAACTGTGCCCAGCTTGGAGACTGCTACAGCAG GTTTGACAAGAGGGACAGCCACCAGGCGCTGCCTTACTACAAAATGTCCGGGCTGTCAGTCACCGAGGTGATACAGAGGAACATGTGCCCGGCAGACTCTCCTCCGGAGTATGGCAAAGGCTTCCTGTTCTTCCTCAGGCACTCTCTGGAGGAAGAGGACATGGAGGAGCTCAGTGAG GAGGCTGCCAACACTGTGCTGGACATCTTCAGTGTGGCCGAGCCGGGCCAGCTGCCTCACGTGGTCAGCAGCCCCTTCATGCTGAAAAGCGACCCGGCCTTCACCCTGGCCCACCTGGACCGGCTGGAGGCCGTCGGAGCCCCCACGGTCACGCTCACCCTAGCCAAGGCCTCCCTGGCGCTGCGCATGGGGGACATGCAGCTGTACCAACAGCAGATGGAGCGCCACGCAGAG ATGCTGCAGGTGTACGGCTTCATCGAGGAGCCCAAGCTGCTGCTGCTAGGCCGGGGGAAGGCCGTTGTGCCCACGCCGCTGGCTCGCCACCTCCACCTCACCCAGCAGGGCCTGCTGGTGGCAGCCGCCGTGGCCCTGCACGAGAACAACAGGGTCAAGCTGGAGGAGGCCGACCTCTTCTTTCAA gAGCTGTGTAAGGAGGCCCCTGAGGCAGCGGGCAACCCTCAGCTGCTGGTGGACTTCTGGGAGGCCCTGCTGGTGGCCTCCTCTCAGGAGGCGGTCATCCAGGAGCTGCTCTTCCGCCTCACGTCCGTCTACATCGACCACATCAGCCGCCAGCAGCAACCCAGCGCTAGGCCACTCAAGACAGCAGACGACCTG ATGAACTCCTGTCTCCATTATGGTCAGCTCTACCCCTGGGTAGGCATTCTAACGCCTGCACACCTGCGCTGCACTCAGGGCCACCAGGAGGACCTACAGAAGCTTCAG TCTCTGTTGTGTGGCCCCACACTGGATGTCTCGTCCATCCTTCCTCTGCTGGAGCAGCTGCCTGACTCCGACAACGCAGGGCTGAGCGTGCACGTGCTGTGCGCCACCCGGCTCGGCCACACCGAGAGCTCCATCGAGCGTCTGCTGGACCGTTGCCCACAGGCCATAATCTCATTTGCCCAAGACGAGCTAAAGAACGACAAAATG GCTCTGTGGTGGCAGAAGCTGTTTCCAGAACTGTGTGAGAGAACCCGAACAGCAGGAGATGACAACAGCATCTTACTGACTGCACTGAAAG AAACACTTGTCGTGGTTGCCATGGAGCTGAATCCCTTGGAATTCCTGGAACTGTTGCCAGACGACGGTACAGCGCAATTCTTCCTGCCGCATCTGCTGGAGTGTAGCCAGAGGAACCTGATGACATGA